AAACGCTATTCAGGGAACATGGACGTCATCCGCGCCCGAGCCGCCGTCCGCCCCATCATCCGCCGCAGCCAGCCGGTCGCCGGCCCCATTCCCGGGCTGGACGGCCAGTTCGTCTTCTCCGGGCTCGGCAGCAAGGGGGTGACCACGTCCCCATGGTCCGCTGCCCAGCTTGCCGGGCATCTCGTGCACGGAGCGGACCTGCCGCCGGATCTGTTGCCTGCCGCGCTCTGGAAATAATGCGGGACGCCAGTCGCCCTGCCTTGAACGGAACAGCTATTTTCCTTGTCAAAAGGCTCTGAACGCGATTACATGCGGCCTTATATGCGAGCGGAGAAAGAGAACTGGGGAGATACGGTACGGGAGCGTCTGTTTGACCAGCGCAGCGCCGTCATGGTGCACTGGCTGATTCTGCTCAATGTAGTTGTCTTTATCCTGGGGTTCTTCTTCCAGGTGGACATCCCAAGGAATATTTACCCGCCCGTTCATTTGGACTTGATCCAGCTTTACGGGGCTTACAGCGAATATACGTGTTTTCACGAGGGGGAATTGTGGCGGTTGTTCACCTACCAGTTTCTTCACGCCAATCTGGGGCACATCATGTTCAACATGATTGCCCTGTGGTTTTTCGGCCCGGTTGTAGAGGAGCGTTTCGGCCATGGGCGTTTCCTGCTGTATTACCTGTTTTGTGGCGTGGCGGCGGCTCTGTTTTCCTCCCTGCTGGGGTACATGGGATTCTTTGATCCGGAATGGCGCTTCATTCCCATGGTGGGGGCCTCCGGTTCCATTTATGGCATCATGGCCGCATGCGCGGTGCTCTTTCCCCATGCCCGGGTACAGCTTCTGTTTCCCCCGGTTAATCTGAGCGTGCGCCAGTTTGCCCTGGCCGTTCTCGGCATTGCCGCGGCCGTCATTATTTTCCAATGGAACAATGCGGGCGGGGAAGCCGGCCACCTGGGCGGCATGTTCGCCGGATTTATCCTGACATTGCTGATTCTATGGAAGGAAAAGCTGTCTTCTTCCAGACGAAGGGCGGCCTCTTCTTCCCACTATTCCCCTAAGCTTTCCGGCCGCCGTCCGGCGCAGGCCAGCCCCTCTGAAAAAGAAGTGGATGAAATCATGGAAAAAATATCCAGGTCCGGCCTGTCCAGCCTGACGGAGGAGGAACGGGAAATTCTCCGGCGCGCTTCCCGTCGCTGAACTATTTGTTAGATATTTTTATATTTTTCGTTATTTTCCTTCCTTTTCTG
This region of Akkermansia muciniphila genomic DNA includes:
- a CDS encoding rhomboid family intramembrane serine protease; this encodes MRAEKENWGDTVRERLFDQRSAVMVHWLILLNVVVFILGFFFQVDIPRNIYPPVHLDLIQLYGAYSEYTCFHEGELWRLFTYQFLHANLGHIMFNMIALWFFGPVVEERFGHGRFLLYYLFCGVAAALFSSLLGYMGFFDPEWRFIPMVGASGSIYGIMAACAVLFPHARVQLLFPPVNLSVRQFALAVLGIAAAVIIFQWNNAGGEAGHLGGMFAGFILTLLILWKEKLSSSRRRAASSSHYSPKLSGRRPAQASPSEKEVDEIMEKISRSGLSSLTEEEREILRRASRR